AAGAACGTATTTTAGAAAGAGCATCCACTCCTCTCGTGACGGAAGGGATTTTTTTCTGGACCAGTGTTTTGAAATTCACCGCGTCTATATCCATGCCTAGTGCAAGAACCCCTTGAGCCTCCGCTTCTTGGAATCTTTCTTTGATGAGTCCCTCGTCTTCTCGAGGTTTGCAGATGAGAATTCCTTTTCCGTCCACTTTTTTGAGAGCTTCCAGAATGATCAGATATTTTTCGGGACTCGCTCCATCACCTAACCATGCTAAGCTGCCGGATGCCAAACATCCTTCCAATAAGACCGCAGCCAAAGTATACTCATCCATGGCTCCGCTCATGTTTGTGATCGCACCCGTCATGGGAGCACACATAAAAGAAGTGGATAATTTTTGTCCCAAAAATTGGCTCTCGGTGCTAGCCTGAACATTCTCTCTGATATATCTAGGAAGAATTGAATATTCTTCTAATGCCTTTGTATTGTCTTGGAAGCTAAGCATTCTTCCAACTCCGCCCATTCCAGGAACTCCAGAGGCGCAGTCTGTTCCGTCACAAACTTTACAGACCCAACATATCTCTTTTCCGAATCGAGCCCTTGCATTTGCTGCGATCTCTTTTTCAGAAATAGAATATAATTCATCACAAGTAAATCGAATCGTTTCTAGTACTTTGGAGAATACAGTCTCTGCTTGTTTTAAATTTTCCGCAGATATGATCACATGCCCTGTTTTTTCAATATTGTTTGTGGGCTCAGGGATAATATCCCCCACTTTATGCAATAAATAGATATCAGTTACACCTTCTATCTTCTTTGCTTCCTCCAATCCATCGATGGAAAGAAGTTTTCCCTTAGGCGCGAGTAACGCTCTTTCTATTGAAACTCTATGAAATAATGGCTCTAAATTATCAGGCTCTTCTCCGAGTGCGATGAGTATTGCGGCTCTATTCAGATTGATCCCGCTGGATAAAGGAAAAGTAAATGCGGACATGAATCCGCCGGAAAGTCTTGCGGCAATCTCTCCTACTTTTACACCTGTAGGAGTCACTTTGATATCTCCTTTTCCTGCACCTCTTCTGATCCCGAGGGCCTGCATTCCTCGGAACATCACATCTTCTATTTCTTTTTGGATCTCAGGGGAAAGAGCGGAGGGCATATTATGGCCCATCTCTATAAAATAAGGTTCTCTTTCTATGATACGGTCCGCAAGACCGGTGATCATATACTTTCCGTCCCAAGCGAGTGCATCCACGGAAACTTCAGGACCTGGCATATATTCTTCTAGGATCATCTCACCTGTAGGAGAATATTTTTTTGCATGTTTGAATGCGGCCTGTAACTCCTCTCTATTATTTACTTTTACAACTCCGCGGGCACCCATATTATCCGCAGGTTTCATTACCAGAGGGAATTGTAGGAATTCCAACGCGTCACGTGTATCTTGGATACTCCAAACAGGAGCAAATCCAGGGATAGGAACGCCCGCTTTTTTCAGGCGTTCTCTCATCTTTACTTTATTAGAAGCTGCTTCCGCGTCCACGAATCGGATGCCGGGGAGATCGAGTGCGTTAGCTACTGCCGCAACAGTCATACTCGCATCGGTTCCTGCGGTGATGACTCCATCTATCTTAGTAGTTGCGGATAATTTTTTGGCCTCTCTCACCATTCCTTCAATGTCTTTTGTGGACATGATCAGAGGAAGATCACAAATTTTCAGACCGGGTGCTTCCGGATTCATATCCGCCACCACTGTCCTAAGAAGCATCGTTTTTGCGGTTTGGATGATGGGGACCTGTAAAAGTCCTCCGCCTATGATCAGGATCGTTTTCCCTGCGATTTTTTTACTCACGGAAGAACGCCTTCTCCTAATTCCAAATTTTGTAATATACCGGTACCCGATTTTTCGTAAGTGGTCACACTTCCTTTTCGGATAATCCCGCCTGCGAGTAAATAATCGGAATCGTTCGGATAGAAAACTGCGGATTGGCCTGGAGCCACACCTTTCACTTCTTCCAAAGGAAATACTTGTATAAAGTTTTCATTACGTACTACTTTTGCTCTGATAGGACGAGAACGGTATCTCACTTGCACTCTGCATTCCGAACTTTCCGTTCCTAAAATGGGAGCCCAGGCTTGTAGATTCAGATCTTCTACTATAAAAGATTCCACAAAGGTTTGTCTCTCTTCTGCCAAAACAACTGTTCCGTCATCTTGGATGGAGATCACATATAAAGGCGCCTTCCAAGCGATACCTAAACCTTTTCTTTGTCCTATGGTGAAGTTCTCTTTTCCGGAATGTTCTCCGATCACTTGTCCATTCTGTAATTTGAAAACTCCGGGAGTGAAGTCTATATTCTTCTTTGCTAAAAACTTTCTGTAATCGTTTTCAGGAATAAAACAGATCTCTTGGGATTCCGCTTTTTCAGCCACCGGAAGTCCCATCTTACGCGCGATCTCGCGCACCTCAGGTTTAGTCATTCCGCCTAAAGGAAAAACTGTATTTTTCAGATTCTCTTGGGACAAACCGTATAGATAATATGCCTGATTTTTATTCATGTCCTGGGCATTGGACACTGCATATCTTCCGTCTATCTCTACGATATTCGCATAATGCCCGGTAGCTATTTTATCAATTCCTAATGCTTGCGCCTTTTCGAATAATGCACCGAACTTCACGAAAGTATTACATTCCACGCAAGGATTCGGGGTCTTCCCTTCCATGTAATCGTTTACAAATCTGTCTATGACCTTCTCTTGGAAAAGTTTCTCCATCTTGATCACGTAAAAAGGGATATTTAAGGAGAGACCAACATCTCTCGCGTCTCGAATATCTTCCGGAGAACAACATGATTTTTTAGTGGTATCGCAGGCAGGAGCCTCATATTCCCAGGTGCGCAGGTTGACCCCGATCACTTCGTAACCTTGTTCCATGAGTAGGCCTGCAGTGACGGCACTGTCCACCCCTCCACTCATCGCTACTATGATCTTACCCTTACTCATTTCCTGAGACCGATTCCTTTCCTACTATACCAATAAGACTCCTTTTGGTGTCCAAAAGAATTCGATAGTTTTCCATCCAATTCCGGCCCAAGATCCCAACGATCCCTTTTCGGTGGTCTGAATGTAAAGCGTCCGGCGGTATACCTCCTGGAAACACCTCCAATTCGGGAGTGCAGAAGCCTATCCCCTCAGAATCGTTTTTCACAAAAACAGGACAAAAAGGCCGAAGTGTTCTGATTTTTGCCTGCAGCCGGCCCCCGCCAAAATTGAATACTGTGGCTTCCTTTCCTTCTACATACTCCGTGGGATGATCCGATTTGATTGTGTCCCAGTCTAGAACGCTGTATTCGGCTCCGGTGTCCAAGATCCAAGATTCTTTTCTAGTTCCAGGCGGGCGGAGAAGTACCGCTGAAGGTTGGCCTGATTTTAAGAACATAGGAAATAAATTTTCTTCCAAAAAACCGGGAGCAGGACTGGAAGTAGAAGATCTCCAAAGAGAAATTCTATCCGGCAAGTCCAAAACAACCACCGAACCTAAGAATGCATTCATTCCTAAGATCCCGTCCACTCTAAGTTCTTTAGGGAACACATGAGAATAAAATTCCACGGACTCGAATGGACGAATTCCTCCGATAAACAGATCATTCTTGATCGTTCTTCTGACCGACTGGACGGAACCCCCGGGAAAGCTAGCGCTCAAAACTCTTTTAGGAGAATTTTCCGGAACATGATCTTCCGAAAGGAAAGAAACGAATGCACCTGTATCGATCAGGAATCTAAGAGGCGCTCTATCTTTGTCCAAGGAAAGATAGAT
The nucleotide sequence above comes from Leptospira dzoumogneensis. Encoded proteins:
- a CDS encoding alpha-hydroxy-acid oxidizing protein, giving the protein MRRRRSSVSKKIAGKTILIIGGGLLQVPIIQTAKTMLLRTVVADMNPEAPGLKICDLPLIMSTKDIEGMVREAKKLSATTKIDGVITAGTDASMTVAAVANALDLPGIRFVDAEAASNKVKMRERLKKAGVPIPGFAPVWSIQDTRDALEFLQFPLVMKPADNMGARGVVKVNNREELQAAFKHAKKYSPTGEMILEEYMPGPEVSVDALAWDGKYMITGLADRIIEREPYFIEMGHNMPSALSPEIQKEIEDVMFRGMQALGIRRGAGKGDIKVTPTGVKVGEIAARLSGGFMSAFTFPLSSGINLNRAAILIALGEEPDNLEPLFHRVSIERALLAPKGKLLSIDGLEEAKKIEGVTDIYLLHKVGDIIPEPTNNIEKTGHVIISAENLKQAETVFSKVLETIRFTCDELYSISEKEIAANARARFGKEICWVCKVCDGTDCASGVPGMGGVGRMLSFQDNTKALEEYSILPRYIRENVQASTESQFLGQKLSTSFMCAPMTGAITNMSGAMDEYTLAAVLLEGCLASGSLAWLGDGASPEKYLIILEALKKVDGKGILICKPREDEGLIKERFQEAEAQGVLALGMDIDAVNFKTLVQKKIPSVTRGVDALSKIRSYTKLPFILKGVMSPEDAILAKEAGADAIVVSNHGGRVLDDMPGTARVLPMIREALGPDFPISVDGGVRSGADVFKMHALGANNVLIGRPMAISAVGGGVAGVRFLVGQYTEGLAQAMNTVGVSKIGEIRKEFIFRKKEETSS
- the mnmA gene encoding tRNA 2-thiouridine(34) synthase MnmA, translated to MSKGKIIVAMSGGVDSAVTAGLLMEQGYEVIGVNLRTWEYEAPACDTTKKSCCSPEDIRDARDVGLSLNIPFYVIKMEKLFQEKVIDRFVNDYMEGKTPNPCVECNTFVKFGALFEKAQALGIDKIATGHYANIVEIDGRYAVSNAQDMNKNQAYYLYGLSQENLKNTVFPLGGMTKPEVREIARKMGLPVAEKAESQEICFIPENDYRKFLAKKNIDFTPGVFKLQNGQVIGEHSGKENFTIGQRKGLGIAWKAPLYVISIQDDGTVVLAEERQTFVESFIVEDLNLQAWAPILGTESSECRVQVRYRSRPIRAKVVRNENFIQVFPLEEVKGVAPGQSAVFYPNDSDYLLAGGIIRKGSVTTYEKSGTGILQNLELGEGVLP
- a CDS encoding retropepsin-like aspartic protease — its product is MFSIPNRTFKKTYILSRLLLGAFFFFAAGCTTFDFRNLFSGYIRYEKEAGGIWIRLPLKEVDHLPVIYLSLDKDRAPLRFLIDTGAFVSFLSEDHVPENSPKRVLSASFPGGSVQSVRRTIKNDLFIGGIRPFESVEFYSHVFPKELRVDGILGMNAFLGSVVVLDLPDRISLWRSSTSSPAPGFLEENLFPMFLKSGQPSAVLLRPPGTRKESWILDTGAEYSVLDWDTIKSDHPTEYVEGKEATVFNFGGGRLQAKIRTLRPFCPVFVKNDSEGIGFCTPELEVFPGGIPPDALHSDHRKGIVGILGRNWMENYRILLDTKRSLIGIVGKESVSGNE